The Corvus hawaiiensis isolate bCorHaw1 chromosome 9, bCorHaw1.pri.cur, whole genome shotgun sequence genomic sequence TTCTTCatcctcctgctgtgggcaggagtCCTCAGCTCTGTCTCTCCCTTGCGGTGCAGGATGCCAGAGAGTTTGTCGTTCCTTTCGCTCTGCTCGCGGTCCAGGACGGGCAGTGGGAAAGCAGCCGCCCGTATCCTTTGGGGCTGCTGTTCAGGGTGTTGGATTGCTGAGCTCCGGGCGGCAGCGCAGCCCCCGCGTGTCCCGAGACGGAGCTGTGGGAGGAGCGGGGGGGTCGTGACCCGCCAGCCCGGGCCGGAAGGCGGTTTGATGTTGATGCGTGAGGCTTTTGATGCTTGAGGCTCTCAGAGTCGCAGCATCCGAGCTGGGTGTCCGCCGCTGCAGGGATGCAGCCGTGCCAGGGCAAagctggggctgtccccagggctcaggCTGGGCCAAGCCCGGCAGGTTTCGGGTGCCACAGGGAAGAGCGCACCAGGCATGTCCAGCCCATCCCGCTCCCGGCCATGCAGCAGAACTTGAACTACGTGTACCCCCAGATCTTTTGGGTGGACGGCTGTGCTGATGCAGGTGCTTCCTGCTCCCCGGCACCACCCGTGGGTCCTTTCCCACCACCGGTACCCGACCGGAGGAGAAAGCCACGGAACAACAGGGGAAGGAGAAGCGTCGGCTTCCTCGTGATGTTCTTGCTGATCCTGGTGGCCTTCACTGGAGTGGGGCTGTGCATGTTTAAGATttttcacctggagaaggaaCTGGATGAACTCAGAGAGGTGAGGTCTGCCTGGCTGGTCACAGGTCCCtggggaaacagggaaaaagaaacacttggaATCGTGTCTGAGATGCTCAGGTGGTGCAGAGCTCCCCAAGGGGCAGGATGGTGGCATTTCAGTGTCTACTGTGACAGAGGAAGGGGGTTGCTTGTTCCTGTACGGGACTGCTCGGTCGGTGACTGATTTATCTGGATTTCTTTATGTTGCTGAGTGCTGCCAGGTCTCTCCCTGTGTATTTCTTAGCACTTCGCAGCTCCCCATGGGCATCCAGAATTAGCCACTGTCAAAGACAGTCCTTGCTCTCAGTCTAAGCCAGTGTCCCTCTTCTCTTTTGACAGTCTGCCAGCGCTGAGCACATCCCTCCAGCTTCAGAGAAACTCACGGGTGAGTCTGTGCCTGGAGGAGGAACCCAGTGAAATTGAAACTTCCCACAAGAACCTGCCAATTTTTCTAGatttcatttaggaaaaaacccagggTTTCAATTTGAGTGGACCAATTTAAAAGTTGTGTTTTGAACTTCCAAACTATTGCTTCTCTTTTGCATTCCATGTTAATGTTATAAGTGAGGATATCCTTTACAAAAAACGGCCAAGtcagaaagaaattttcagCTCTCTTGACAGTTTTTTCTAGAtctgaaaagttttattttttcccccctggcGGATTTTGGTTATTagaaaagttaatttattttcaaatttgttCTGATACTGAATCAAAACAAATTTGAAATAGCAAAATTCTTGGGAAAGGGCAGTCCTGGTTCTCATCAACTCCTATATCAATAAATTTTCCCCTTTAGGGGAAGGGGAGCTGACATTTGAACTGGATGCTCAGTGCTCTGATCACAGGCTTCTTTAGCAAAAGCTGAACATAAATAATAACCCTGAATTTCTTGAGGGGGCtggataaataaatagaaacaggGAAATAGTGTAAAGGAGAagggggagcagagaggaaaatttAATTGGCTTGATAAAAGAACAGGCTGCTTCCAAAATTAGAGAACATGAAGTAGATGTTGAGGAAAAGTGAAGGAtggagtgggatgggatccataTACTGAGTCACTGGAACTGGCCCATCTCTCCAAAGGGAACTCAGCCCTCCAGGGAAGGCAgattttcccagctgtgctctgccttcCTGAGGACAAGGTCTGCCTGGCCAGTGGGATGGATCTCAGGTGTCAGCTTTGTGGCTAGCTCTCCCACTGCCCTCTGGGCTGACTTTTCCATGGAGCACGTGGCCAATGTCTTCCCTATCTTTGAGCAGGGCAGAAGGAGCAGTCACTGCAAAAGGAAGCGAGGAAGGCAGCCCATCTAACAggtgagggagcagcaggaggtgggagcaggggggaATGGGCAGGTGTGATGGGATGAGGGGGTGGCATGGCTGTAGTTGGGTGGAGCCCACCTCACAAGGCTTTCCTATTTTCCTTGGGTAACACATCTGCTCTGACAGTAGAGTGTTGCTCCACAGATAAAACCCTCCCCCTCAGTTATGCTTCTCAGTGAGGCCTGGTTTTGGCTTGGCTTTGGGGTGTGGAGGACAGGAGCTGTCACTGGGGGCTGGTGTTGGTGAGGTGTGAGGTCGGGGAGGACTTTCCGCACTGCAGACAAGGCTCGGAGAACGGTTGCCTTGTTGTGACATGGGGTGTGACCTGAGGAAAAAACACTCAACTGGATGTACTTACCACcttctttttgtcttgttttggcTTCCAGGGAACCCAGCCCAGCGAGACCTCCCTCTGGAGTGGGAGCCCATCTCTGGCCATGCCTATACCAGTGGCGTCCAGTACCACAACCGGGGGCTGGTCATCAACGAGCCCGGGCTGTACTTTGTGTACTCCAATGTCCTCTTCCGCAGCAGCGCCTGTGACAGCCAGGTCCTGTCCCACGTCGTGTACAAGAGAAACCCAAACTCTCCGGGCAGCCTCGTGCTCATGGAGGACAAAGGCATCAACTACTGCACAGGGCAGAGGATGTGGGCCCGGAACAGCTACCTGGGGGCTCTCTTCAAGCTCAGGAAGATGGACAGTTTGCATGTCAACGTCTCCAAAATCGCTCTGGTTAATTTTGAGGAATCCAAGACTTTCTTCGGCTTGTTTAAGCTTTGAAATGGAGCATGGCTGGCAGccccttcacacacacacacggataTGTGAGGGGTGAGTGCTGCCTGGGCACAGTGGCACCACAAAACCCATTGAGAAACCATGTTTGAGTTTCCCAGCAGGAGGGGGTTCAAGCAACTGGTAAAGGCTTGAAAGCAGACACCTGGAAAGCACTGTACTGCATCAGCCTGAAGAGAATTGCACATATTCTCCTTACAAAAACCCCTGACAAACTCAAAACATAGCGTGCTGAAGACCCTGTTGGAACTCACTACTTGCTACCTGAGAAGATACTGGGACCTGCTGCTCCACGTGGTGTCACGGCCCTGGTGGGGACAGCTGGTGGGTGGGTGTTAAGGAGGTGCCTGAGTCATGGCATGACACCACAGTGGGAATGAGTAGTGTGAACAACTGCTCCCCCTGAGCCACAGCTGGccaccctgcccagcactgtGACTGCTGTACCACAGGCACTGCC encodes the following:
- the FASLG gene encoding tumor necrosis factor ligand superfamily member 6 is translated as MQPCQGKAGAVPRAQAGPSPAGFGCHREERTRHVQPIPLPAMQQNLNYVYPQIFWVDGCADAGASCSPAPPVGPFPPPVPDRRRKPRNNRGRRSVGFLVMFLLILVAFTGVGLCMFKIFHLEKELDELRESASAEHIPPASEKLTGQKEQSLQKEARKAAHLTGNPAQRDLPLEWEPISGHAYTSGVQYHNRGLVINEPGLYFVYSNVLFRSSACDSQVLSHVVYKRNPNSPGSLVLMEDKGINYCTGQRMWARNSYLGALFKLRKMDSLHVNVSKIALVNFEESKTFFGLFKL